A single window of Aspergillus puulaauensis MK2 DNA, chromosome 5, nearly complete sequence DNA harbors:
- the niaD gene encoding nitrate reductase NiaD (COG:C;~EggNog:ENOG410PGA1;~InterPro:IPR001834,IPR014756,IPR036374,IPR001433, IPR005066,IPR001199,IPR017927,IPR008333,IPR001709, IPR008335,IPR036400,IPR018506,IPR017938,IPR039261, IPR000572;~PFAM:PF00174,PF00175,PF03404,PF00173,PF00970;~go_function: GO:0016491 - oxidoreductase activity [Evidence IEA];~go_function: GO:0020037 - heme binding [Evidence IEA];~go_function: GO:0030151 - molybdenum ion binding [Evidence IEA];~go_process: GO:0055114 - oxidation-reduction process [Evidence IEA]): protein MMADIIKSAKPLRKAKYICMEGADKLPNGYYGTSVKLNWVIDRNRGIMLAHKMNGEDLRPDHGRPLRAVVPGQIGGRSVKWLKKLIVTDAPSDNWYHIYDNRVLPTMVTPDMSSEDPSWWRDDRLATARPIYTAKGYAYAGGGRRITRVEISLDKGKSWRLANIEYAEDKYRDFEGTLYGGRVDMSWRETCFCWSFWSLDIPVPDLENSDALLVRAMDEALSLQPKDMYWSVLGMMNNPWFRVSITKENGKLLFEHPTDPTGPGGWMERIKKAGGDLLNGNWGERQEGEEPVEPEPVVEVNMKKEGVNRMINLEEFKSSSTDECPWFVVNGEVYDGTAFLEGHPGGAQSIISAAGTDVSEEFMEIHSETAKKMMLDYHIGTLDKVSLAALQKGDADNNNTDTTPRDTFLTPKSWTNATLTKKTTVSWDTRIFTFSLEHESQLLGLPTGQHLMIKTPDPKAPSSSIIRSYTPISETNQLGTVDILIKIYFDSPTVPGGKLTTALEQLPLGSVIECKGPTGRFEYLGSGKVLVSGKERAVREFVMICGGTGITPVFQVLRAVMQDEQDDTRCVLLDGNRLEEDILLREELDGYEAEGGEKCKIVHTLTKGSDSWRGRRGRIDEKLIREYAGTPDERTMVLVCGPGPMEKASKEILLSLGWKESNLHYF, encoded by the exons ATGATGGCGGATATAATCAAGAGTGCTAAGCCTCTACGCAAGGCGAAGTATATCTGTATGGAGGGTGCTGATAAACTG CCAAACGGTTACTATGGAACATCCGTCAAACTGAACTGGGTCATAGATCGCAATAGGGGAATTATGCTCGCGCACAAGATGAACGGTGAAGATTTGAGACCAGATCACGGCCGTCCATTGAGAGCCGTGGTACCCGGCCAGATTGGAGGACGCAGTGTCAAGTGGTTGAAGAAACTCATAGTCACTGATGCCCCTAGTGATAACTGGTACCATATCTACGACAACCGGGTCCTACC GACCATGGTCACACCCGATATGTCGTCCGAAGACCCTTCATGGTGGCGCGATGACCG CCTCGCCACTGCGAGACCCATCTACACGGCAAAAGGTTACGCCTACGCTGGTGGCGGGCGAAGAATCACCCGTGTCGAAATATCTCTGGATAAGGGAAAAT CATGGCGCCTAGCAAACATAGAGTACGCAGAAGACAAATACCGTGACTTCGAGGGCACACTCTATGGCGGCCGAGTCGACATGTCCTGGCGAGAaacctgcttctgctggtCCTTCTGGTCCCTCGACATCCCTGTCCCCGATCTTGAAAACAGCGATGCTCTCCTCGTACGAGCCATGGATGAGGCACTCAGTCTCCAGCCAAAGGACATGTATTGGTCCGTCCTGGGTATGATGAACAACCCTTGGTTCCGTGTCTCAATCACAAAAGAGAATGGAAAACTGCTCTTTGAACATCCGACCGACCCTACCGGTCCGGGAGGGTGGATGGAGCGGATAAAGAAAGCTGGTGGTGACCTGCTAAACGGAAATTGGGGCGAGAGacaagaaggcgaggagccTGTTGAGCCTGAGCCCGTGGTGGAGGTCAACATGAAGAAGGAGGGCGTGAACAGAATGATCAATCTTGAGGAATTCAAGAGTAGCTCAACAGACGAATGTCCCTGGTTTGTCGTTAATGGCGAGGTATATGACGGCACGGCCTTTCTTGAAGGACATCCCGGCGGAGCCCAAAGTATCatatcagcagcaggaacagaTGTTTCTGAGGAGTTCATGGAAATCC ACAGCGAAACTGCCAAAAAGATGATGCTGGACTACCACATCGGCACCCTCGACAAGGTCTCCCTCGCAGCTCTCCAAAAGGGCGAcgccgacaacaacaacaccgacaCCACACCGCGGGACACTTTCCTAACCCCCAAATCCTGGACGAACGCCACTCTAACCAAGAAGACGACCGTATCCTGGGACACCCGCATTTTCACTTTCTCCCTCGAACACGAATCCcagctcctcggcctcccAACAGGCCAACACCTGATGATCAAAACCCCCGATCCCAAGGCCCCATCAAGCAGCATAATCCGCTCATACACACCCATTTCAGAAACAAACCAGCTCGGCACCGTCGACATCCTAATAAAAATCTACTTCGACAGTCCTACCGTCCCAGGTGGGAAATTGACAACCGCACTCGAGCAGCTGCCCCTCGGCTCCGTGATCGAGTGTAAGGGGCCGACAGGACGGTTCGAGTACCTGGGCTCTGGAAAGGTCCTTGTCAGCGGTAAAGAGCGGGCTGTACGTGAGTTCGTGATGATCTGTGGTGGAACGGGCATTACGCCTGTTTTCCAGGTTCTTAGGGCTGTTATGCAGGATGAGCAGGATGACACGCGGTGCGTCTTGCTTGATGGGAATcggctggaagaggatattcttcttcgtgaggagctggatgggtatGAGGCTGAGGGTGGAGAGAAGTGTAAGATTGTGCATACGTTGACTAAGGGTTCAGATAgctggagggggaggaggggccGTATAGACGAGAAGTTGATTAGAGAGTATGCAGGGACCCCGGATGAACGGACGATGGTTTTGGTTTGTGGGCCTGGTCCCATGGAGAAGGCTTCCAAGGAGATCCTCCTGTCGTTGGGGTGGAAGGAGTCGAACCTCCATTACTTTTAG
- the niiA gene encoding nitrite reductase niiA (COG:C;~EggNog:ENOG410PJ0A;~InterPro:IPR036188,IPR005117,IPR017941,IPR041854, IPR006066,IPR006067,IPR012748,IPR036136,IPR036922, IPR023753,IPR007419;~PFAM:PF07992,PF01077,PF13806,PF04324,PF00070, PF00355,PF03460;~go_function: GO:0008942 - nitrite reductase [NAD(P)H] activity [Evidence IEA];~go_function: GO:0016491 - oxidoreductase activity [Evidence IEA];~go_function: GO:0020037 - heme binding [Evidence IEA];~go_function: GO:0051536 - iron-sulfur cluster binding [Evidence IEA];~go_function: GO:0051537 - 2 iron, 2 sulfur cluster binding [Evidence IEA];~go_process: GO:0055114 - oxidation-reduction process [Evidence IEA]), which yields MPLLDGPRNAETVNTSVHHGLSVIDGIDPLAERESFSQDSNRRQKIVVVGLGMVAVAFIEKLVKLDSEKRKYDIVVIGEEPHIAYNRVGLSSYFEHRKIEDLYLNPKEWYGSFKDRSFDYYLNTRVTDVFPQYKTVKTSIGDIIAYDTLVLATGSDAVLPTSTPGHDAKGIFVYRTISDLERLMDFASTHKGQTGVTVGGGLLGLEAAKAMTDLEDFGSVKLIDRNKWVLARQLDGDAGSLVTKKIRDLGLEVLHEKRVAKIHTDDDNNVTGVLFEDGQEINCCCICFAIGIRPRDELGGSAGIQCARRGGFVIDESLRTSVDDIYAIGECASWENQTFGIIAPGIEMADVLSFNLTNPDKEPKKFNRPDLSTKLKLLGVDVASFGDFFADRDGPKFLPGQRPSAENVGSADFAGEEEPQVKALTYRDPFGGVYKKYLFTMDGKYLLGGMMIGDTKDYVKLNQMVKTQKPLEVPPSEFILGAQSGGEENADDLDDSTQICSCHNVTKGDVVENVKSGTCKTLAEVKSCTKAGSGCGGCMPLVQSIFNKTMLDMGQEVSNHLCIHIPYSRADLYNVIAIRQLRTFDDVMKSVGKCADSLGCEICKPAIGSILASLFNPHIMDKEYHELQDTNDRFLANIQRNGTFSVVPRVPGGEITADKLIAIGQVAKKYDLYCKITGGQRIDMFGAKKQDLLEIWTALVDAGMESGHAYAKSLRTIKSCVGTTWCRFGVGDSVGMAIRLEQRYKSIRAPHKFKGAVSGCVRECAEAQNKDFGLIATEKGFNIFVGGNGGAKPRHSELLAKDVPPEEVIPILDRYVIFYIRTADKLQRTARWLENLPGGIEYLKDVVLNDKLGIAAEMEKQMQALVDSYFCEWTETVRNPKRRKYFQQFANTDETIETVEIVKEREQVRPTYWPKDGASEDFKGHEWSSLSWQPVIKADYFSDGPPAISSANIKRGDTQLAIFKVKGKYYATQQMCPHKRAFVLSDGLIGDDDAGKYWVSCPYHKRNFELNGEQSGRCSNDEEMNIATFPVEQREDGWIYMKLPPVEELDSILGTEKWKVRKGEAADPFEAYDRKYKGMKGKRATGKGIEGSRPVRSTDTIDW from the exons ATGCCCTTGCTGGACGGTCCCCGAAACGCTGAAACTGTCAATACCAGcgtccaccatggcctctccGTCATCGATGGGATCGACCCCCTTGCAGAGCGAGAAAGCTTCAGTCAGGATTCTAATAGGCGCCAAAAGATCGTAGTGGTGGGACTGGGGATGGTTGCCGTTGCGTTTAT AGAAAAGCTTGTTAAACTAGATTCAGAAAAACGCAAATACGATATTGTTGTCATTGGAGAAGAACCACACATTGCCTACAACCGTGTGGGTTTGTCGTCCTACTTTGAGCACCGCAAAATCGAGGATCTATACCTCAACCCAAAAGAATGG TATGGCTCCTTCAAAGACCGATCTTTCGATTATTATCTCAACACTCGGGTAACCGACGTCTTTCCTCAATATAAAACCGTCAAGACCTCAATCGGTGACATAATTGCTTACGATACCCTCGTTCTCGCGACTGGATCAGACGCCGTTCTTCCTACTAGCACACCTGGCCATGATGCCAAGGGCATATTCGTTTATCGTACCATCTCTGATCTTGAACGTCTCATGGACTTCGCTTCCACTCACAAGGGTCAAACCGGCGTCACGGTTGGGGGAGGGCTACTCGGTCTGGAAGCCGCCAAAGCCATGACGGATCTTGAAGATTTCGGCAGTGTCAAGTTAATAGACCGCAACAAATGGGTTCTGGCTAGACAActtgatggtgatgctggttCCCTTGTAACAAAGAAGATCAGGGACCTTGGTTTGGAGGTGCTTCACGAAAAGCGCGTGGCGAAAATCCATACCGACGATGATAACAATGTGACGGGTGTGCTTTTCGAGGATGGTCAGGAGATCAATTGCTGCTGCATATGTTTCGCG ATCGGAATTCGACCACGAGATGAACTGGGGGGCAGTGCTGGAATTCAGTGCGCTAGACGGGGTGGTTTCGTTATTGATGAGAG CTTACGAACATCAGTCGACGATATTTATGCAATTGGCGAATGTGCCAGCTGGGAAAACCAAACGTTCGGTATCATTGCTCCTGGTATCGAGATGGCCGACGTGCTCTCATTCAACTTGACGAACCCCGACAAAGAACCTAAGAAATTCAACAGGCCCGATCTGAGTACgaagctcaagctgctggGAGTGGACGTTGCCAGTTTCGGGGACTTTTTTGCTGACAGGGATGGGCCTAAATTTCTTCCAGGCCAACGGCCTTCTGCGGAAAATGTTGGAAGCGCAGACTtcgcaggcgaagaagagcctCAAGTCAAGGCCCTTACGTACAGAGATCCATTTGGCGGAGTTTACAAAAAGTACTTGTTCACTATGGATGGGAAATACCTGTTAGGAGGTATGATGATTGGTGACACGAAAGACTACGTCAAGCTCAACCAGATGGTCAAGACACAGAAGCCCTTGGAGGTACCACCCAGCGAGTTTATCCTAGGCGCTCAAAGTGGCGGGGAGGAGAATGCGGACGACCT TGATGACAGCACCCAGATCTGCTCATGTCACAATGTAACAAAGGGTGATGTGGTCGAGAACGTCAAAAGCGGCACTTGCAAAACATTAGCTGAAGTAAAGTCATGCACCAAGGCTGGCAGCGGCTGTGGAGGCTGCATGCCCCTGGTACAGTCAATCTTCAACAAGACGATGTTGGATATGGGTCAAGAAGTCTCCAATCACT TGTGTATCCATATTCCGTACTCGAGAGCCGACCTCTACAATGTCATTGCAATTCGACAGTTGAGGACTTTTGACGACGTTATGAAGTCTGTTGGAAAATGCGCTGACTCTCTCGGGTGCGAAATCTGCAAACCGGCCATCGGCTCAATCCTCGCAAGTCTTTTCAACCCACACATTATGGATAAGGAGTATCATGAGTTGCAAGATACCAACGACAGATTCCTTGCCAATATCCAAAGGAACGGTACATTTTCTGTCGTCCCTCGTGTTCCCGGGGGAGAAATCACGGCAGACAAGTTAATCGCTATCGGTCAAGTAGCGAAGAAATATGACCTATACTGCAAAATCACGGGTGGCCAGCGTATCGATATGTTTGGTGCTAAGAAGCAAGATCTACTCGAAATCTGGACTGCTCTCGTTGATGCTGGTATGGAGAGTGGTCATGCTTATGCCAAGTCACTTCGAACCATCAAG AGCTGTGTTGGAACTACGTGGTGCCGGTTTGGTGTAGGGGATAGTGTTGGTATGGCTATTCGACTAGAGCAACGATACAAGAGTATCCGAGCTCCTCACAAATTCAAGGGTGCCGTATCTGGTTGCGTTCGAGAGTGTGCCGAGGCGCAAAACAAAGA CTTCGGTCTTATTGCTACCGAAAAAGGTTTCAACATCTTCGTTGGCGGAAACGGAGGCGCCAAACCCCGACACTCAGAGTTACTCGCTAAAGACGTGCCACCGGAAGAGGTTATCCCTATTCTGGACCGCTATGTCATCTTCTATATCAGAACAGCGGACAAGCTGCAGCGAACAGCGCGGTGGCTCGAAAATCTCCCAGGAGGGATCGAATATCTCAAAGACGTCGTTCTCAACGACAAACTTGGGATAGCAGCAGAAATGGAGAAGCAAATGCAAGCGCTGGTTGACAGCTACTTCTGTGAATGGACCGAGACCGTCAGAAACCCCAAGAGACGCAAGTATTTCCAACAATTCGCCAATACTGACGAGACAATCGAAACTGTGGAGATCGTCAAGGAGCGTGAACAAGTGCGTCCGACATACTGGCCCAAGGACGGAGCAAGTGAAGATTTCAAGGGCCATGAATGGTCTAGTCTCTCATGGCAGCCCGTCATCAAAGCCGATTACTTTTCAGACGGCCCACCTGCAATCTCTTCCGCCAACATCAAGCGCGGAGACACGCAGTTGGCCATTTTTAAAGTCAAGGGCAAGTACTACGCTACGCAGCAAATGTGTCCTCACAAACGGGCGTTCGTCCTATCCGATGGCTTGATtggagacgacgacgccgGAAAGTACTGGGTGTCGTGTCCATACCACAAGCGTAACTTTGAACTCAACGGCGAGCAGTCAGGCCGTTGCTCGAACGACGAGGAAATGAATATTGCCACTTTCCCAGTCGAGCAGCGCGAGGATGGCTGGATTTACATGAAGCTTCCTCCtgtcgaggagctcgatTCCATTCTTGGTACAGAGAAGTGGAAAGTTAGGAAGGGTGAGGCTGCAGATCCGTTTGAGGCGTACGACAGGAAGTACAAGGGGATGAAAGGCAAGAGGGCTACGGGGAAGGGGATTGAGGGCAGTAGGCCAGTCCGTTCCACAGATACCATCGACTGGTAA
- a CDS encoding L-rhamnose mutarotase (COG:S;~EggNog:ENOG410PPV8;~InterPro:IPR008000,IPR011008;~PFAM:PF05336;~go_function: GO:0016857 - racemase and epimerase activity, acting on carbohydrates and derivatives [Evidence IEA]): protein MPTRRIAQIVHLNPSAVAAYKECHANVWPEVLQQIKECNIRDYSIFFDNDRTLFATFKYVGDDFDGDMAKMKANPKVREWWALTDGMQESPIPGAVSSAEGPGWWKVLDEVFYTD, encoded by the exons ATGCCTACCCGCCGCATCGCCCAGATCGTCCACCTCAACCCGTCCGCCGTCGCGGCATACAAGGAATGCCACGCAAACGTCTGGCCAGAGGTCCTGCAGCAGATCAAAGAGTGCAATATTCGTGATT ACTCGATATTCTTCGACAATGACCGCACACTATTCGCGACATTCAAGTACGTCGGAGATGACTTTGACGGGGATATGGCGAAGATGAAAGCGAATCCGAAGGTGAGGGAGTGGTGGGCTCTGACGGATGGGATGCAG GAGAGTCCTATTCCTGGGGCTGTGAGCAGTGCGGAGGGCCCTGGGTGGTGGAAGGTCTTGGACGAGGTGTTTTATACAGATTGA
- a CDS encoding uncharacterized protein (COG:S;~EggNog:ENOG410PPY9) yields MEDFPQDTASSCGSCEAGDRGLPSETPELDCFGEGRPLPPLPTTPNQLLASEHNATATPETTFFRASLPRSRSLPQLPTPPTSEISVPPDTIAESTPPCAPKAPFVRGHRRRSTHVDRRDLEKFRKEVLGVETTGFEYDDEGALTANPKEFQSQLEELNRAFDAATMSLNSSGSNSSGSGMFSNYTDNSAAGPSNLPSVPRQPIPSPMATPPPQVNGGGMAGMNGGVPMSAGHQMDLRHLFDMVLELSDVLKNNRDMTKSIVSSAEDIMKRSSSEGTSPSIQQVNGEISSARIAELERALAKEKRLAEVLKVEQVENTKLIGEYEAAVGTMVEQIRNYCHNNNLHYLYQKRHYNNLLQAERDAHLESRLDRDHWHAQTLKCAEMIRTAYRLRCEEEELPVRIVAGLQNEVRAYRNALGMEPEKFEEEYGYEILKDVPGGAE; encoded by the exons ATGGAGGATTTTCCCCAGGACACCGCCTCATCCTGTGGCTCCTGTGAGGCTGGTGATCGGGGTTTACCATCCGAAACTCCGGAGCTTGACTGTTTTGGTGAAGGCcgacctctccctcctctccctacAACTCCAAACCAACTACTAGCTTCAGAACACAACGCGACCGCGACGCCGGAGACGACCTTTTTTAGGGCTTCTCTGCCAAGATCGAGGTCTCTGCCTCAATTACCGACCCCCCCTACTAGCGAGATTTCCGTTCCACCCGACACAATCGCTGAGTCTACTCCTCCCTGTGCTCCCAAGGCACCATTTGTGCGTGggcatcgtcgtcgctcCACCCACGTAGATCGTCGTGACCTTGAGAAATTCAGAAAGGAGGTCCTGGGTGTTGAGACCACTGGATTTGAATACGACGACGAAGGCGCGCTCACTGCGAATCCCAAAGAATTCCAGTCCCAATTGGAGGAATTGAATCGTGCGTTTGACGCCGCGACCATGTCTTTGAACAGCAGCGGTAGCAACAGCTCCGGATCGGGCATGTTCTCAAATTATACCGACAATTCTGCCGCCGGACCTTCCAACCTGCCTAGTGTTCCTCGTCAGCCGATTCCCTCGCCGATGGCCACTCCGCCTCCCCAAGTCAATGGCGGCGGGATGGCAGGAATGAATGGCGGAGTGCCGATGAGTGCGGGACATCAAATGGATTTGCGTCATCTCTTTGACAtggtgctggagctgagTGATGTATTGAAGAATAACCGAGACATGACCAAAAGCATAGTTTCGAGCGCGGAGGATATTATG AAACGTTCTTCATCCGAAGGAACTAGCCCGAGCATTCAGCAGGTGAATGGGGAAATATCTA GTGCTCGTATTGCTGAGCTTGAGCGTGCCCTCGCCAAGGAGAAGCGCCTCGCAGAAGTTTTGAAAGTCGAACAGGTCGAGAATACCAAGTTGATCGGTGAATACGAGGCGGCCGTCGGTACTATGGTGGAGCAGATTCGCAACTACTGCCACAACAATAACCTGCACTACCTGTATCAGAAGCGCCACTAtaacaatctcctccaggcGGAGCGTGACGCTCACTTAGAAAGTCGCCTGGATCGTGACCACTGGCATGCCCAGACCTTGAAATGCGCGGAGATGATTCGCACTGCTTATCGTCTTCgctgcgaggaggaagagctcccGGTTCGTATCGTTGCCGGCTTGCAGAACGAAGTTCGCGCCTATCGCAATGCCTTAGGCATGGAACCCGAGAAATTCGAGGAGGAATATGGCTACGAGATTTTGAAGGACGTGCCAGGGGGTGCCGAATGA
- a CDS encoding MFS transporter (COG:P;~EggNog:ENOG410PJE9;~InterPro:IPR020846,IPR011701,IPR004737,IPR036259;~PFAM:PF07690;~TransMembrane:12 (i35-53o73-94i101-121o127-147i159-178o198-219i309-335o355-377i389-408o414-437i444-467o479-496i);~go_component: GO:0016021 - integral component of membrane [Evidence IEA];~go_function: GO:0015112 - nitrate transmembrane transporter activity [Evidence IEA];~go_function: GO:0015113 - nitrite transmembrane transporter activity [Evidence IEA];~go_function: GO:0022857 - transmembrane transporter activity [Evidence IEA];~go_process: GO:0015706 - nitrate transport [Evidence IEA];~go_process: GO:0015707 - nitrite transport [Evidence IEA];~go_process: GO:0055085 - transmembrane transport [Evidence IEA]), whose amino-acid sequence MGFFKLLVASPEVNPNSRKALSIPIFNPLDTYGRVFFFSWFGFMLAFLSWYAFPPLLTVTIRDDLRMSQTQIANSNIIALLATLLVRFVCGPLCDRFGPRLVFIGLLLVGSIPTAMAGLVTTPEGLIALRFFIGILGGTFVPCQVWCTGFFDKKVVGTANSLAAGLGNAGGGITYFVMPAIFDSLVHNQGLPAHKAWRVAYIVPFILIVAAALGMLFTCDDTPTGPWSERHIWTKEGTQSQGNIVDLNSGNQSIQPSGTPSIITNVAVDVEKKGTQSPIESDGTQVMGQLDALRTDAVVAPSRKEAMSVVLSLASLALAIPYACSFGSELAINSILGDYYDKNFPYMGQTQTGKWAAMFGFLNVICRPAGGFLADVLYNYSETLWSKKLLLSFLGVVMGAFMLAMGLSDPKSEATMFGLTAGLAFFLEASNGAIFALVPHVHPFANGIVSGIVGGFGNLGGIIFAVIFRYSHHDYARGIWILGVISIAANIAVAWIRPVPKSQMRE is encoded by the exons ATGGGCTTTTTCAAGCTACTGGTGGCCTCTCCTGAGGTCAACCCTAACAGCCGCAAGGCGCTCTCCATCCCGATCTTTAATCCTCTTGACACATATGGGcgtgttttcttcttctcgtggTTCGGGTTCATGCTTGCATTTCTTTCATGGTATGCATTTCCACCTCTG CTGACTGTCACCATCCGTGATGATCTACGCATGTCGCAGACGCAAATTGCAAATTCAAACATCATTGCCCTATTAGCTAC ATTACTAGTTAGGTTTGTCTGCGGGCCGCTGTGCGATCGTTTCGGTCCTCGTTTAGTCTTCATTGGACTATTGCTGGTCGGCTCTATTCCCACTGCGATGGCCGGTCTAGTTACAACGCCCGAAGGACTCATAGCCCTACGATTCTTTATCGGTATCCTTGGTGGCACATTTGTTCCATGCCAGGTCTGGTGCACCGGGTTCTTTGACAAGAAGGTTGTGGGAACGGCCAACTCCCTGGCTGCAGGTCTGGGTAATGCTGGCGGTGGTATCACATA CTTTGTTATGCCTGCCATATTCGACTCGCTCGTCCATAACCAAGGCCTTCCCGCACACAAAGCATGGCGCGTTGCCTATATCGTCCCTTTCATCCTTATCGTTGCTGCCGCCTTGGGTATGCTGTTTACATGCGACGACACGCCAACAGGGCCATGGTCAGAACGTCACATCTGGACAAAGGAGGGAACACAGTCTCAAGGCAACATTGTCGACCTTAATTCCGGCAACCAGTCTATACAGCCTTCCGGAACCCCCTCGATCATCACCAACGTCGCTGTAGAtgtggaaaagaaaggcaCCCAGTCCCCCATAGAATCCGACGGCACCCAAGTAATGGGCCAGCTCGATGCCCTCCGAACAGATGCCGTCGTCGCTCCCTCCCGAAAAGAAGCCATGAGCGTTGTCCTCAGCCTCGCAAGTCTAGCGCTCGCCATTCCCTACGCCTGTTCCTTTGGTTCAGAGCTTGCcatcaactccatcctcGGCGATTACTACGACAAGAACTTTCCATACATGGGCCAGACGCAAACAGGAAAATGGGCCGCTATGTTCGGTTTCCTCAACGTTATCTGCCGTCCAGCTGGTGGGTTTCTCGCTGATGTTCTTTACAACTACAGTGAGACGCTGTGGTCGAAGAAactccttctctccttcctcggtGTCGTGATGGGTGCTTTCATGCTTGCAATGGGTCTTTCAGACCCGAAGTCCGAGGCGACCATGTTTGGTCTTACTGCTGGTCTTGCATTTTTCCTCGAGGCCTCCAATGGTGCCATCTTCGCCCTTGTACCCCATGTCCATCCATTTGCTAATG GTATCGTATCCGGTATAGTAGGGGGCTTTGGAAATCTAGGTGGAATTATCTTCGCCGTTATTTTCCGATACAGCCACCATGACTATGCTCGCGGGATCTGGATCTTGGGAGTAATTTCCATCGCAGCGAATATCGCAGTTGCTTGGATACGACCTGTTCCGAAGAGTCAGATGCGAGAGTAA